One Alphaproteobacteria bacterium LSUCC0396 genomic region harbors:
- a CDS encoding adenosine kinase, with protein sequence MAPKTLDVLAVGNAIVDIFGQCDDDFLSANGIEKGVMTLLDEAGSAQLYAALGAIGNPQLISGGSAANTAVGVAAFGGSANFVGRVHDDALGTAFRRDIQAAGVGFDHPAATSGSATASSIILVTPDAARSMNTFLGASIEFEAADLALADAAAAKIIYLEGYLFDAPNGPAIFAEAARLASLYDVKLALSLSDPWCAERHRAALTDFIDEHISILFGNEDEVASLCQSGSDEAIAALVGRLDELVVTRGPAGAFIGAGTAHHEIPAMPQGPVIDTTGAGDLFAAGYLFGRTNGFDVKSAGRLASLAAGEVISHIGARPQADLKQLAAIL encoded by the coding sequence ATGGCCCCAAAAACCCTTGATGTTTTAGCTGTTGGCAATGCGATTGTTGATATATTCGGACAATGTGACGATGATTTTCTAAGCGCCAATGGTATTGAAAAAGGCGTGATGACCCTGCTTGACGAGGCCGGATCTGCACAGCTTTATGCGGCACTTGGTGCGATCGGAAACCCACAATTAATCTCGGGTGGTTCAGCGGCTAATACCGCCGTTGGGGTTGCTGCTTTTGGCGGATCGGCAAATTTTGTCGGACGGGTGCATGACGATGCGCTTGGCACAGCCTTTAGGCGTGATATTCAGGCGGCCGGGGTTGGTTTTGATCATCCGGCGGCAACGAGCGGGTCGGCAACAGCCTCATCAATCATTCTGGTAACGCCCGATGCGGCGCGGTCAATGAATACTTTTCTTGGGGCAAGCATTGAATTTGAGGCGGCTGATCTGGCGCTTGCCGATGCGGCGGCGGCAAAGATTATCTATCTCGAAGGCTATCTTTTTGATGCGCCTAACGGCCCGGCTATTTTTGCTGAGGCAGCGCGACTTGCCAGTCTTTATGACGTCAAATTGGCCTTGTCGCTATCTGATCCATGGTGTGCCGAGCGGCATCGTGCAGCCTTGACCGATTTTATTGATGAGCATATTTCGATTTTATTCGGTAATGAAGACGAGGTCGCTAGCTTGTGTCAATCGGGCAGTGACGAGGCGATTGCTGCCTTGGTGGGCAGGCTTGATGAACTGGTTGTTACCCGCGGTCCAGCCGGCGCATTTATCGGTGCCGGCACCGCGCATCATGAAATTCCGGCAATGCCACAAGGCCCAGTGATTGATACAACCGGTGCTGGTGATTTGTTTGCCGCGGGCTATCTGTTCGGCCGGACAAATGGATTTGACGTTAAATCGGCGGGGCGGCTCGCCAGTCTTGCCGCTGGTGAGGTCATTTCGCATATTGGCGCGCGGCCACAAGCTGACCTAAAGCAGCTTGCGGCGATATTATAG